In Treponema denticola, one genomic interval encodes:
- a CDS encoding DUF58 domain-containing protein — protein sequence MKTGFIAERAKQLKISSLSISEGLRSGGFSSAFRGQGIEFDSVREYETGDDVRSIDWNLTARSGKTYVKMYHEERDLSIFICVDFSLSMEPGLDRIKPKEKAVEAAALLAFAGANIFSPVGALFFDGEKGPLFIPRTGEEHILTILKSMEDFAFCKNRKHVRGTRLASSIRAASKILRSRSLVIIISDFKVEGYEKPLGLLAAKHDVVCVKINGSIDSFLPAAGSIQFKDPETNFKMILPTSSKLFQMEYKKNFTEDVLRWENTCAHSLANPVLLNVTDDAVKVLGNFFLSKQSNRRILKNTIGRLGADVWKAF from the coding sequence ATGAAAACCGGTTTTATTGCCGAGAGGGCAAAGCAGCTTAAAATTTCTTCTCTTTCTATTTCCGAAGGCTTACGCTCAGGCGGCTTCAGCTCAGCTTTTCGCGGGCAGGGAATTGAATTCGATTCGGTACGGGAATATGAAACCGGAGACGATGTACGCTCTATAGACTGGAATTTAACGGCCAGAAGCGGGAAGACCTATGTTAAGATGTACCATGAGGAAAGAGATTTAAGTATTTTTATCTGCGTAGATTTTTCCCTTTCGATGGAACCGGGCCTTGATAGGATAAAGCCTAAGGAAAAGGCGGTAGAAGCCGCAGCTCTATTGGCCTTTGCAGGTGCGAATATTTTTTCTCCTGTAGGAGCCTTGTTTTTTGACGGCGAAAAAGGTCCCTTGTTTATTCCTAGAACGGGAGAAGAGCATATTTTGACCATATTAAAATCTATGGAAGATTTTGCCTTTTGCAAAAACCGAAAACATGTAAGGGGAACCCGTCTTGCATCTTCTATAAGGGCTGCTTCAAAGATTCTCCGCTCCCGTTCCTTGGTTATTATAATCTCGGATTTTAAGGTTGAAGGCTATGAAAAACCTTTGGGGCTTTTGGCTGCAAAACACGATGTCGTATGTGTAAAAATAAACGGTTCTATCGATTCTTTTTTACCTGCCGCAGGCTCAATTCAGTTTAAAGACCCTGAGACTAATTTTAAAATGATTTTGCCTACAAGCTCAAAACTTTTTCAGATGGAATATAAAAAAAATTTTACTGAAGATGTGCTGAGATGGGAGAACACTTGTGCACATTCTCTAGCAAATCCTGTTTTACTCAATGTTACTGATGATGCTGTAAAAGTATTGGGGAACTTTTTTTTGTCCAAACAAAGTAACCGGCGTATTTTAAAAAATACCATAGGGCGGTTGGGAGCTGATGTATGGAAGGCATTTTAA
- a CDS encoding tetratricopeptide repeat protein, whose amino-acid sequence MKKGFIIFLFILGLKCFTEEELIQVTPDKTGSDKIESLNEVPIQEIEDNFSFISFSVLVREKSVMLDWKAKPEGKNLILYRSTSSFSSLASLAEAVPIANITDDGLPFFDYPIPGIPYYYAIAEENEIASGKIKFINGVNTINSPVEIFGSTGEPQKIHSSAQNRPIPLPFLNLEKQVKRREAYFSSQTETIINALTAEKRDYREFVLSSQRISPYIFPDDKKNPDGGESMELQRILKDFFYTKNWQKCKNELDAFLRIRRTSRISARTHFYIGQTLFFQNMYDKALLEFLIAQDMYPTQANEWAHHCLLELANSSKK is encoded by the coding sequence ATGAAGAAAGGGTTTATTATATTTTTATTTATTTTAGGTCTTAAATGTTTTACTGAAGAAGAACTAATTCAGGTAACTCCGGATAAAACCGGATCTGATAAGATAGAATCGCTAAATGAAGTCCCAATTCAAGAAATAGAAGACAATTTCTCTTTTATCTCCTTTTCGGTTCTTGTAAGGGAAAAATCGGTCATGCTGGACTGGAAGGCAAAACCTGAGGGGAAAAATTTAATACTATACCGCTCGACAAGCAGTTTTTCTTCACTAGCCTCTCTTGCAGAGGCTGTTCCAATTGCAAATATTACCGATGACGGTCTCCCTTTTTTTGACTACCCTATCCCCGGAATTCCTTATTACTACGCAATTGCAGAAGAAAATGAAATAGCCTCAGGAAAAATTAAATTCATAAATGGAGTAAATACTATTAATAGTCCGGTAGAAATTTTCGGTTCGACCGGTGAACCTCAAAAGATACACAGCTCGGCTCAAAACCGGCCCATACCTCTGCCCTTTTTAAATCTTGAAAAACAAGTAAAACGAAGAGAAGCATACTTTTCATCTCAAACAGAAACGATTATAAACGCTCTAACAGCCGAAAAAAGGGACTATAGAGAATTCGTTCTTTCATCTCAAAGAATAAGCCCATACATATTCCCTGATGACAAAAAAAATCCTGACGGCGGGGAAAGCATGGAACTGCAGCGAATCCTAAAAGATTTTTTTTATACAAAAAACTGGCAAAAATGCAAAAATGAATTGGATGCTTTTTTAAGAATACGAAGAACATCCCGTATTTCGGCCAGAACTCATTTTTATATAGGTCAAACTCTTTTTTTCCAAAACATGTATGATAAGGCCCTCTTGGAATTTCTTATTGCTCAAGATATGTATCCTACTCAAGCAAATGAATGGGCTCATCACTGTCTGTTGGAACTAGCGAATTCGTCTAAGAAGTAA
- a CDS encoding VWA domain-containing protein, whose protein sequence is MISFNHPLLFLLFLLFPAFFILKKSGFISIPRLELNLINFNGLLPKKNTLMEFGNFLCYFTWYSGIILLIIALADPISFKTKQVYTDSGSSIMFLIDISPSMAAKDMNGEPRIESAKKIIRKFVSKYPGDSFGLTALASSAALIVPPTIDHKVFLSRLNSLTVGELGDGTAIGMGLAISSAYMAKAKTNSSYIILLTDGENNTGEINPKTAAESLIKKGIAFYIIGIGSSGYTTLEYTDKQTGKTYSGSVISKFNEFELKKIAQYGNGKYASASSPELLESVFSTISKQVPAAQSNFTQISEENLYIYFLAASIFCFVLTWIIRRIFMRVSL, encoded by the coding sequence ATGATAAGCTTTAATCATCCCCTTTTATTTTTGTTGTTTTTACTATTTCCCGCTTTCTTTATATTAAAAAAAAGCGGTTTTATATCTATCCCAAGATTGGAATTAAATCTGATTAATTTTAACGGATTATTACCTAAAAAAAATACTCTCATGGAGTTTGGAAACTTCTTATGTTATTTTACTTGGTATTCCGGGATTATTCTTTTAATAATAGCTTTAGCAGACCCAATCAGCTTTAAAACAAAACAGGTTTATACCGATTCCGGAAGTTCTATTATGTTTTTAATAGATATAAGTCCCTCGATGGCTGCAAAGGATATGAATGGAGAGCCTAGAATCGAAAGCGCAAAAAAAATTATAAGAAAATTCGTTTCAAAATATCCCGGAGATTCTTTCGGCTTAACGGCCTTAGCAAGTTCAGCTGCCTTAATTGTTCCTCCTACAATCGATCATAAAGTTTTTTTATCCCGTCTTAACTCTTTAACGGTTGGAGAATTAGGGGATGGAACTGCAATTGGAATGGGGCTGGCCATTTCTTCAGCTTATATGGCAAAGGCTAAGACAAATTCTTCTTACATTATTTTGCTTACCGATGGAGAAAACAATACGGGTGAAATAAATCCGAAAACTGCGGCCGAGTCCTTAATAAAAAAGGGTATAGCTTTTTACATTATCGGAATAGGAAGTTCCGGGTACACTACATTGGAATATACCGATAAACAAACGGGCAAAACTTATTCGGGTTCCGTTATTTCAAAATTCAATGAATTTGAATTAAAGAAAATTGCTCAGTATGGAAACGGCAAGTACGCATCCGCTTCTTCCCCTGAATTACTTGAAAGCGTATTTAGTACTATCTCAAAACAGGTTCCTGCCGCCCAATCCAATTTTACTCAAATAAGCGAAGAAAACTTATACATTTATTTTTTAGCGGCCTCAATATTTTGTTTTGTTCTTACATGGATTATACGGAGAATTTTTATGAGGGTTTCTTTATGA
- a CDS encoding Smr/MutS family protein, producing the protein MSKNFGDILNEWDRITGKPYGRKQIKKDKRSNKDVQDRLIKEENKKKVNPMELWLRRYGVDDKDAREASACRDYAMERKMLRDMRHEDAIDLHGMTRDEAEAALNIFFENSIRRGLKKILIIHGKGNHSGGGAVLAPFVRSYLEKHKRAGETGHPKSADGGTGSTWVILK; encoded by the coding sequence ATGAGTAAAAATTTTGGAGACATTTTAAATGAATGGGATAGAATTACTGGAAAACCATACGGCAGAAAGCAAATCAAAAAAGATAAACGGTCTAATAAAGATGTACAAGATAGGCTTATAAAAGAAGAGAATAAAAAAAAGGTTAATCCTATGGAGCTTTGGCTAAGGCGGTACGGCGTTGACGACAAAGATGCTCGAGAAGCTTCGGCTTGCCGGGACTATGCAATGGAGCGAAAAATGCTGCGGGATATGCGGCACGAAGATGCGATCGACTTACACGGTATGACCCGTGATGAGGCGGAAGCAGCCTTAAATATATTTTTTGAGAATTCAATACGCCGAGGCTTAAAAAAAATTTTAATCATCCACGGTAAGGGAAACCATTCCGGAGGAGGGGCTGTTTTGGCTCCATTTGTGCGCTCTTATCTTGAAAAGCATAAAAGGGCCGGTGAAACAGGTCATCCTAAAAGTGCGGACGGCGGAACCGGTTCAACTTGGGTTATATTAAAATAA
- a CDS encoding HD-GYP domain-containing protein: MNTYNAEQTKDLSFFNKNVYLDKKFLLLIPETPLTAELKAILSEWDFSLLYSDGEPSSFMTVKTNKSEASDKDVLDSTKENELISEKLKKQKEMMEEIENKFWDFLRFTDKIFTDYTMKKILDPRIVFDKVKELCDFVKNDKKLILLIEMQKYCSPTNYLVMHSLRSSIFAIIIGVQLKMPPHRLIELGAACLLHEIGMFRLPPQYYMYDAPLSEEGKKALFTHPVLSYNILKTSSFSLPICLGALEHHERENGLGYPRGLTKEKISMYGKIIAVACSYEAATSPRPYKEAQDASSGIVEMIKNTNNQYDETILKALLFSLSFYPVGMYVHLSNGKIGKVIDVNPDDPRFPIIQLYGQRKSSGDPVIIQTKADSTMIKRPLSKEELKNIDRNSV; the protein is encoded by the coding sequence GTGAATACCTATAATGCCGAACAGACAAAAGATTTATCATTTTTTAATAAAAATGTTTATTTAGACAAGAAATTTTTGCTTTTAATCCCAGAAACACCTCTTACAGCCGAGTTAAAAGCTATTTTAAGTGAATGGGATTTTTCTCTCCTATATTCTGACGGCGAACCATCAAGTTTTATGACTGTCAAAACAAATAAATCCGAAGCTTCAGACAAAGATGTATTGGATTCGACCAAAGAAAACGAACTTATTTCCGAAAAACTAAAAAAGCAAAAAGAAATGATGGAAGAAATCGAAAATAAATTCTGGGATTTTTTAAGATTTACGGATAAAATCTTTACCGATTATACAATGAAAAAAATCTTAGATCCGCGCATTGTTTTTGATAAAGTAAAAGAACTATGCGATTTTGTAAAAAACGATAAAAAGTTAATCCTTCTTATAGAAATGCAAAAATACTGCTCTCCTACAAACTATTTGGTAATGCACTCGCTTAGATCTTCAATTTTTGCAATTATTATAGGAGTTCAACTTAAAATGCCTCCTCACAGGCTAATAGAACTTGGAGCAGCCTGTCTTCTACATGAAATAGGCATGTTCAGACTTCCGCCTCAATACTATATGTATGATGCCCCCTTAAGCGAAGAAGGTAAAAAAGCCTTATTTACACATCCGGTTCTGTCTTATAACATCCTAAAAACATCATCATTTTCCCTGCCGATATGCTTAGGGGCATTAGAGCATCACGAAAGAGAAAACGGATTAGGTTATCCTAGAGGGCTTACAAAGGAAAAAATATCAATGTATGGAAAAATAATAGCCGTAGCCTGTTCCTATGAAGCCGCTACCTCGCCCCGCCCATACAAAGAAGCCCAAGATGCTTCTTCAGGTATTGTGGAAATGATAAAAAACACTAATAACCAATATGATGAAACTATCTTAAAAGCTCTTCTGTTCTCCTTATCATTTTATCCTGTAGGAATGTATGTACATCTTTCCAATGGTAAAATCGGGAAAGTCATAGATGTAAATCCTGATGATCCCCGCTTTCCTATTATACAGCTTTATGGACAAAGAAAATCTTCCGGAGATCCAGTAATTATACAGACAAAGGCGGACAGTACAATGATAAAGAGGCCTTTATCTAAAGAAGAACTAAAAAATATTGATCGAAACAGCGTATAA
- a CDS encoding tetratricopeptide repeat protein — protein sequence MKKLFSGFLFIALLSYALFSDSADLYQKASEYQANEDWYAAIEMYQSALKENPSYNLVYQGLAECFYALDEYDQALSFVETARKYKKDAPDLKNLHGFILIGLGKIEEAKKLFTEVLQKYPNNSEARFGLAEIEIAQGRFYTASEIYKQNLQRQGENRKALVSLALVSYEAGNISQAEEYIKRALKYHGDNPQVHYFAAYLYALKGNLEEAEGRIYSAVKLKPDYDDAYALLASIFYAQKRYEEVIKISDMRISKKRDRSDAWYLKTLSLRRLNRYMEAITSAKVGLSLDADDEIMRCLLEEIAIENLNFEDSFRMELSKYHAEKALGFARRNMTEQALYEYRRTLKIYPYDVESRESYASILLRLNYPERYLEQMLFIQSIVKSNNRVNDAVEAYEKHLLSSIQAKWRIDPLYLDKGHISIGLFYSMESTNVLHPEAERITQILTSDIFSYNPGIKITSYSDKPVSYREAAKKSRTENEDYFGIIRLKENQRDIQIILELYVSRTGSPAKTFTVYRSGNDRFSNGIRRLSSMLNEAMPIVGKLINRYQNEAVIDIGKHDSDFKDLKIAVIRKGRLIIEKEGLGMVFDPSDLLGYFEPSKSEENLSEGILKRNGYYDRMNVGDSIILLREDKEGKQSDDYVDYRQKNSLLLLLLRRIR from the coding sequence ATGAAAAAGCTTTTTTCCGGATTTTTATTTATTGCTTTATTATCATATGCTTTATTTTCAGATTCTGCCGATTTATATCAAAAAGCTTCCGAATATCAAGCTAATGAAGATTGGTATGCTGCTATTGAGATGTATCAATCAGCATTAAAAGAAAATCCTTCATACAATCTGGTATATCAGGGATTGGCCGAGTGCTTTTATGCATTAGATGAGTATGACCAAGCTTTGTCCTTTGTAGAAACCGCAAGAAAATATAAAAAGGATGCTCCCGATTTAAAAAACCTTCATGGTTTTATCCTAATCGGCCTTGGAAAGATTGAAGAAGCTAAAAAGCTTTTTACTGAAGTTTTACAAAAATATCCCAATAACTCCGAAGCCCGTTTCGGTTTGGCTGAAATAGAAATTGCTCAAGGAAGATTTTATACGGCTTCGGAAATTTACAAGCAAAATCTTCAGCGTCAAGGGGAAAACCGCAAAGCTCTTGTTTCTTTAGCCCTGGTAAGCTACGAGGCAGGAAATATTTCTCAAGCAGAAGAATATATAAAGCGGGCCTTAAAATATCATGGAGATAATCCTCAAGTTCATTATTTTGCCGCCTATTTATATGCTCTTAAAGGTAATCTTGAAGAAGCTGAGGGCCGTATCTACTCCGCTGTTAAACTTAAACCTGATTATGATGATGCTTATGCTCTATTAGCTTCAATTTTTTATGCTCAAAAAAGATATGAAGAAGTAATAAAAATTTCCGATATGAGAATATCAAAAAAAAGAGACCGCTCTGACGCATGGTATTTAAAAACATTGAGTTTGAGACGGCTTAATAGATATATGGAAGCGATAACTTCCGCCAAGGTAGGTCTTTCTTTGGATGCGGATGATGAAATAATGCGCTGCTTATTGGAAGAAATTGCTATTGAAAATCTTAATTTTGAAGACTCATTCCGAATGGAGCTTTCAAAATATCATGCTGAAAAAGCTCTAGGTTTTGCCAGACGGAATATGACGGAACAAGCTCTTTATGAGTATAGACGGACTTTAAAAATATATCCTTATGATGTTGAAAGCCGGGAATCTTATGCTTCTATTTTACTTCGCTTAAACTATCCTGAACGGTATTTGGAACAGATGCTCTTTATTCAATCTATCGTTAAAAGCAATAACAGGGTAAATGATGCCGTCGAAGCTTATGAAAAACACCTTTTAAGCTCAATTCAGGCTAAGTGGCGTATAGATCCTCTTTATTTAGATAAGGGGCATATCTCCATAGGTTTATTTTATTCTATGGAAAGTACGAATGTCTTGCATCCTGAAGCCGAGCGGATTACTCAAATTCTTACCTCGGATATTTTTTCATATAATCCCGGAATCAAAATAACTTCCTATTCGGATAAGCCTGTATCCTATCGAGAGGCTGCAAAAAAGTCACGGACTGAAAATGAAGACTATTTCGGTATTATACGCTTAAAGGAAAATCAAAGGGATATTCAAATTATATTGGAGTTATATGTTTCACGCACAGGTTCGCCTGCAAAAACATTTACCGTTTACCGCTCAGGAAATGATAGATTTTCAAACGGTATAAGACGGCTTTCTTCAATGCTCAATGAGGCGATGCCCATCGTAGGTAAGCTCATAAACCGCTATCAAAATGAGGCCGTTATCGACATAGGGAAACATGATTCTGATTTTAAGGATTTAAAAATTGCCGTTATACGCAAGGGCCGCTTGATTATCGAAAAAGAAGGGCTGGGCATGGTCTTTGACCCTTCAGACTTATTGGGATATTTTGAGCCTTCAAAGTCTGAAGAAAATTTATCTGAAGGAATTTTAAAGAGAAACGGCTACTATGACAGAATGAATGTCGGAGATTCCATTATTCTTTTAAGAGAAGATAAAGAAGGAAAACAAAGCGATGATTATGTAGATTACCGCCAAAAAAATTCGCTTTTACTTTTACTTCTTAGACGAATTCGCTAG
- a CDS encoding tetratricopeptide repeat protein, which translates to MAKITKIIGVMLFIFFVSSCTKNDNVKLNFLSGYIAWKQNDWNKASSKFFTCIDLTQGTKDEEIKMYADFAIGSVYLMQNEDVSALSRFDGIRLGSDKQLDSNIYYQKGIIAFKNQDYLNAVMLFKKSLELEPDSIDAKINFELSMRYLKKPKDKPQSTENSGVSEHEEDDPSDRAILNLIRKKEKEQWRNKNQENKISPAFDY; encoded by the coding sequence ATGGCAAAAATAACTAAAATAATCGGTGTTATGCTTTTTATTTTTTTTGTATCTTCTTGTACAAAAAATGACAATGTTAAACTTAATTTTCTTTCAGGATATATTGCATGGAAACAAAATGATTGGAACAAGGCCTCTTCAAAATTTTTTACTTGTATTGATTTAACTCAAGGAACTAAAGATGAAGAGATAAAAATGTATGCAGACTTTGCAATAGGTTCTGTTTATCTTATGCAAAATGAAGATGTTTCTGCTCTTTCTCGTTTTGATGGAATACGGCTTGGATCGGATAAACAATTAGATTCGAATATTTATTATCAAAAAGGAATTATTGCTTTTAAAAACCAAGATTATTTAAATGCCGTAATGCTTTTTAAAAAATCTCTTGAGCTCGAACCTGACAGTATAGATGCTAAAATCAATTTTGAGCTCAGTATGCGTTATTTAAAAAAACCAAAAGATAAACCTCAAAGTACTGAAAATTCAGGGGTTTCAGAGCATGAAGAAGATGATCCCTCCGATCGGGCTATTTTAAATTTAATACGGAAAAAGGAGAAGGAGCAATGGCGCAACAAGAATCAAGAAAACAAAATCTCGCCGGCATTCGATTATTGA
- a CDS encoding vWA domain-containing protein gives MISFEHPVYLFFILLLIPVTVVFFLNIRKIKKTYLYLENTKNIIKKAKRRALLFSFAWLFLILGLACPLWGSKPISVRRRGVSVMFVADVSKSMKVSDIKPSRLAVQKQFLRILLEKLGHDRQSYGLVLTKGVGVLSVPLSFEKHALYSAIDALSPLMLSSSGTNLEAGVLRALDSFGENRGNSKIIILCTDGGETSGSLLHAAEIIKKTDAVFIIAGFGTSEGGKVNVLDENGNSSLQDSRLEEDYLKKVIQIAGGESMYVQALSAGSIEKIVKLIGSGTDGIEKMVYIQEPVKRNFEMLFIAFIFLCLGGLSFYGKNN, from the coding sequence ATGATTTCTTTTGAACACCCTGTTTATTTATTTTTTATTTTATTGTTAATACCTGTAACGGTTGTTTTTTTTCTAAATATCCGAAAGATAAAAAAAACATATTTATATTTAGAAAATACAAAAAACATCATCAAAAAAGCGAAACGGCGTGCTCTCCTTTTTTCCTTTGCTTGGTTGTTTTTGATTTTAGGTTTAGCTTGCCCTCTTTGGGGCTCTAAGCCTATTTCGGTTAGGCGTAGAGGCGTTTCGGTTATGTTTGTGGCTGATGTTTCAAAAAGCATGAAGGTTTCAGATATAAAACCGAGCCGCCTTGCAGTTCAAAAGCAGTTTTTACGGATATTGCTTGAAAAACTGGGACATGATAGGCAGTCCTATGGACTTGTCCTAACAAAGGGGGTTGGTGTTTTATCCGTTCCTTTAAGCTTTGAAAAACATGCTTTATATTCAGCTATAGATGCCTTATCACCATTGATGCTTTCTTCTTCCGGTACAAACCTTGAAGCCGGAGTTTTACGCGCTTTGGATTCTTTTGGGGAGAACAGAGGAAATTCAAAGATAATTATTTTATGTACTGACGGCGGAGAGACCTCAGGTTCTCTTTTGCATGCTGCAGAAATAATTAAAAAGACGGATGCTGTTTTTATAATTGCGGGATTTGGAACTTCAGAAGGAGGCAAGGTCAATGTTCTGGATGAAAATGGAAATTCAAGCCTGCAAGATTCAAGGCTTGAAGAAGATTATTTAAAAAAAGTAATTCAAATAGCAGGCGGTGAAAGTATGTATGTTCAGGCCCTGAGCGCAGGCTCGATAGAAAAAATTGTAAAGTTGATAGGTTCAGGGACAGACGGTATCGAAAAAATGGTGTATATTCAAGAGCCGGTAAAAAGGAATTTTGAAATGCTTTTTATAGCTTTTATTTTTTTATGCTTAGGCGGTTTATCATTTTATGGCAAAAATAACTAA